One segment of Pseudobythopirellula maris DNA contains the following:
- a CDS encoding catalase gives MSSEGRKPTTTDAGIPVASDEHSLTVGPDGPILLQDHYLIEQMANFNRERIAERQPHAKGSGAFGHFEVTHDLSAFTKAAVFQPGTKTDTLIRFSTVAGERGSPDTWRDPRGFALKFYTSEGNYDMVGNNTPVFFLRDPMKFQHFIRSQKRRADNGLRDHDMQWDFWTLSPESAHQVTWLMGDRGIPKNWRHMNGYSSHTYLWVNAGGEKFWVKYHFKTDQGIDFLTQSDAERIAGEDADYHRRDLFDAIGRGDHPSWTLKIQIMPFAEAEGYRFNPFDLTKVWPHADYPLQELGKLTLTRNPTDFHTEIEQAAFEPNNLVPGVGPSPDKMLLGRLFAYSDAHRARLGVNYKQIPVNRPQSPVHSYSKDGAMRVDNVTDPVYAPNSKGGPAADGERYPEDATWAASGDFVRSAYTLHAEDDDWGQANTLVNKVMNDAERDRLVSNVTGHLKAGVSEPVLSRAFEYWRNIDKTIGDRIAKGVQG, from the coding sequence ATGTCAAGCGAAGGACGCAAGCCAACCACCACCGACGCCGGCATCCCCGTCGCCAGCGACGAGCACTCGCTCACCGTCGGCCCCGACGGCCCGATCCTGCTGCAAGATCATTACCTGATCGAGCAGATGGCCAACTTCAACCGCGAGCGGATCGCCGAGCGGCAGCCGCACGCCAAGGGCTCCGGGGCGTTCGGCCACTTCGAGGTCACGCACGACCTGAGCGCCTTCACCAAGGCGGCCGTCTTCCAGCCAGGAACGAAGACCGACACGCTGATCCGCTTCTCCACCGTGGCCGGCGAACGCGGATCGCCCGACACGTGGCGCGACCCGCGCGGCTTCGCGCTGAAGTTCTACACGTCCGAGGGCAACTACGACATGGTGGGGAACAACACCCCCGTGTTCTTCCTCCGCGACCCGATGAAGTTCCAGCACTTCATCCGCTCGCAGAAACGCCGCGCCGACAACGGCCTGCGCGACCACGACATGCAGTGGGACTTCTGGACGTTGTCTCCCGAATCGGCCCACCAGGTCACCTGGCTGATGGGCGACCGCGGCATCCCCAAGAACTGGCGGCACATGAACGGCTACTCCAGCCACACCTACCTGTGGGTGAACGCCGGGGGCGAGAAGTTCTGGGTGAAGTACCACTTCAAGACCGACCAGGGGATCGACTTCCTCACCCAGTCGGACGCCGAACGGATCGCCGGCGAGGACGCCGACTACCACCGCCGTGACCTGTTCGACGCGATCGGGCGGGGCGACCACCCCAGCTGGACGCTGAAGATACAGATCATGCCGTTCGCCGAGGCCGAGGGCTACCGCTTCAACCCGTTCGACCTCACGAAGGTGTGGCCGCACGCCGACTACCCGCTGCAGGAGCTCGGCAAGCTCACACTCACCCGCAACCCGACCGACTTCCACACGGAGATCGAGCAGGCGGCGTTCGAGCCGAACAACCTCGTGCCGGGCGTCGGACCGAGCCCCGACAAGATGCTGCTCGGCCGCCTGTTCGCCTACTCCGACGCCCACCGCGCGCGGCTCGGGGTGAACTACAAGCAGATCCCGGTGAACCGGCCGCAGTCGCCGGTCCACAGCTACAGCAAGGACGGGGCGATGCGTGTGGACAACGTCACGGACCCGGTCTACGCGCCCAACTCCAAGGGGGGCCCGGCGGCCGACGGCGAGCGTTACCCCGAAGACGCCACCTGGGCCGCCAGCGGCGACTTCGTCCGCTCGGCCTACACCCTGCACGCCGAGGACGACGACTGGGGCCAGGCCAACACGCTCGTCAACAAAGTGATGAACGACGCCGAACGCGACCGGCTCGTCTCGAACGTCACCGGCCACCTGAAGGCGGGCGTCAGCGAGCCGGTGCTCAGCCGCGCCTTCGAGTACTGGCGCAACATCGACAAGACGATCGGCGACCGCATCGCCAAGGGCGTGCAGGGCTGA
- a CDS encoding [protein-PII] uridylyltransferase family protein: MDPLLKRRSLDASHERGRTGGSEMRIPGDPEGAVDLSRLAQAGVGDDQLAEICKRFTAAAPTLADPELAWTTLERFFDAHRGRVSATDLLREDPTGADALTPLLQLFAASKHLGDALVSDPRCYALLLESQGRPSTRRALVESLLSESAGLRGKGEVSDALRRAKRRETVRIAFGDIVRGQSVEAVAEQISYLADAIVEAALAFLRRELEEKHGAPRGRYGRPPRFCVLALGKLGGVELNYSSDIDLVFLYDAEGHADKTRAIHVTEYYDRLSKDLIRLLSESSGAGPCYRVDMRLRPEGSRGPLAMSLEAMLAYYDTKGRTWERQALIKARPIAGDAELGGELLAAIKPWVYRRYLSQTDIAGVKALKRRIERRAHNEGANYSNVKTGQGGLRDIEFVIQFLQLLNGGSQPELRTGNTLEAIGLLEKSGCLTNQERTLLEQNYIFLRRLEHRLQIMLDLQTHTIPSSDEEQHKVAIRMGFVATPHQTPLEAFRADYKQRTDENRKILDHLLHDAFGDEAAQEPEVDLVNDPAPEPERIAKVLGRYPFDDVPAAYDNLMDLATEKIRFLSTRRSRHFLASIAPRLLAAIAESPEPDATLTTLSRVSDSLGGKAALWELLHQNRPSLDLYVRLCAACPYLSGILTSNPGMIDELMDSLLVSKLPTLAMLDSALDDLTRGAEDLDPILHSFQSAQHLRVGVRDILGKDDVRDTHAALSDTAESCLKQIVRREHAALVEKYGEPRIGPSPSGMSGEEALRHEARFGERVGEPCELIVLALGKFGGREPNYHSDLDIVFLYEAEGMTRARRRSETTTNGHFFSELGQRIIKVASQMGPNGRLYEVDPRLRPTGRSGSLAVSLGAFDRYYDTGPGQLWERQALCKGRVLFGSPRAATMAEDSLARSAYGPAWRSEHADEIRDMRRRLEASASEHNLKRGPGGTVDTEFLVQTLQLRHGGDDPTVRVPGTIDALSALERGGYLGADDAAFFRGSYRTLRNVEARIRLMNSVGRHEFPTEAVEQRRLAFLLGNHSAEELKREVLELLHETRERFNRLMASAAR, encoded by the coding sequence ATGGACCCTCTGCTCAAGCGTCGTTCGCTCGACGCGTCTCACGAACGCGGCCGCACGGGCGGATCCGAGATGCGGATCCCCGGCGATCCGGAGGGGGCGGTCGATCTAAGTCGACTCGCGCAGGCGGGCGTGGGTGACGATCAGCTGGCGGAGATTTGCAAGCGCTTCACCGCCGCCGCCCCAACGCTGGCCGACCCCGAACTGGCCTGGACCACGCTCGAGCGTTTTTTCGATGCCCACCGAGGCCGGGTGTCGGCGACCGACCTGCTGCGTGAAGACCCCACGGGCGCCGACGCGCTGACGCCGCTCTTGCAGCTGTTCGCCGCGAGCAAGCACCTGGGCGACGCCTTGGTGAGCGACCCGCGTTGCTACGCCTTGCTGCTCGAGAGCCAGGGCCGGCCGTCGACGCGGCGGGCGCTGGTCGAGAGCCTGCTGAGCGAGTCCGCCGGCCTGCGGGGCAAAGGCGAGGTGTCGGACGCCCTGCGCCGCGCCAAGCGACGCGAGACGGTCCGCATCGCCTTTGGCGACATCGTCCGCGGGCAGTCGGTCGAAGCGGTCGCCGAGCAGATCTCGTACCTGGCCGACGCGATCGTAGAGGCCGCCCTGGCGTTCTTGCGGCGCGAGCTCGAAGAGAAGCACGGCGCCCCCCGTGGCCGCTACGGCCGCCCGCCGCGGTTCTGTGTGCTCGCGCTCGGCAAGCTCGGCGGGGTGGAGCTCAACTACTCGAGCGACATCGACCTCGTGTTCCTCTACGACGCCGAGGGGCACGCCGACAAGACCCGCGCGATCCACGTCACCGAGTATTACGACCGGCTGTCGAAGGACCTGATCCGCCTCTTGAGCGAGTCGAGCGGCGCCGGCCCGTGCTACCGGGTCGACATGCGGCTGCGGCCCGAGGGCTCGCGCGGGCCGCTGGCGATGAGCCTCGAGGCGATGCTCGCCTACTACGACACGAAGGGCCGCACCTGGGAGCGGCAGGCGCTGATCAAGGCCCGCCCGATCGCCGGCGACGCCGAGCTCGGCGGCGAGCTCTTGGCCGCCATCAAGCCGTGGGTCTACCGCCGCTACCTGAGCCAGACCGACATCGCGGGCGTCAAGGCGCTCAAGCGTCGCATCGAACGCCGCGCCCACAACGAGGGGGCGAACTACAGCAACGTGAAGACGGGGCAGGGGGGGCTGCGCGACATCGAGTTCGTGATCCAGTTCTTGCAGCTCCTGAACGGCGGCTCGCAGCCCGAGCTGCGCACCGGCAACACGCTCGAGGCGATCGGCCTCTTGGAGAAGAGCGGCTGCCTCACGAACCAGGAACGCACGCTGCTCGAACAAAACTACATCTTCCTGCGTCGGCTAGAGCACCGCTTGCAGATCATGCTCGACCTGCAGACGCACACGATTCCCTCGAGCGACGAGGAACAGCACAAGGTGGCGATCCGCATGGGGTTCGTCGCCACGCCCCACCAGACGCCGCTCGAGGCGTTCCGCGCCGACTACAAGCAGCGGACCGACGAGAACCGCAAGATCCTCGACCACCTGCTGCACGACGCCTTCGGCGACGAGGCGGCCCAGGAGCCGGAGGTCGACCTGGTGAACGACCCGGCGCCCGAGCCCGAGCGGATCGCCAAGGTCTTGGGCCGCTACCCGTTCGACGACGTGCCGGCCGCCTACGACAACCTGATGGACCTGGCGACCGAGAAGATCCGCTTCCTGTCGACCCGCCGCAGCCGGCACTTCCTCGCCTCGATCGCCCCCCGGCTGCTCGCCGCGATCGCCGAGAGCCCCGAGCCCGACGCCACGCTCACCACGCTCAGCCGGGTGAGCGACTCGCTCGGCGGCAAGGCGGCGTTGTGGGAGCTGTTGCACCAGAACCGCCCGTCGCTCGACCTGTACGTCAGGCTGTGCGCGGCGTGCCCTTACCTGTCGGGCATCCTCACCAGCAACCCGGGCATGATCGACGAGCTGATGGACAGCCTGCTTGTCAGCAAGCTCCCCACGCTCGCGATGCTCGACAGCGCGCTCGACGATCTGACCCGCGGCGCCGAAGACCTCGACCCGATCTTGCACAGCTTCCAGAGCGCCCAGCACCTGCGGGTCGGCGTGCGTGACATCCTCGGCAAGGACGACGTGCGCGACACCCACGCGGCGCTGTCCGACACGGCCGAGAGCTGCCTGAAGCAGATCGTCCGCCGCGAGCACGCCGCGCTGGTGGAGAAATACGGCGAGCCGCGCATCGGGCCGTCGCCCTCGGGCATGAGCGGCGAAGAGGCCCTCCGGCACGAGGCCCGTTTCGGCGAACGCGTGGGCGAGCCGTGCGAGCTGATCGTGCTGGCGCTCGGCAAGTTCGGCGGCCGCGAGCCGAACTACCACAGCGACCTCGACATCGTCTTCCTGTACGAGGCGGAGGGCATGACGCGCGCCCGACGCCGCAGCGAGACCACGACCAACGGCCACTTCTTCAGCGAGCTCGGCCAGCGGATCATCAAGGTCGCCAGCCAGATGGGCCCCAACGGGCGGCTGTACGAGGTCGATCCGCGGCTCCGACCCACCGGGCGCAGCGGCTCGTTGGCCGTATCGCTCGGCGCGTTCGATCGCTATTACGATACGGGCCCCGGCCAGCTGTGGGAGCGCCAGGCGCTCTGCAAGGGCCGCGTGCTCTTCGGCTCGCCGCGGGCGGCGACGATGGCCGAGGACTCGCTCGCGCGGTCGGCCTACGGACCGGCGTGGCGGAGCGAGCACGCCGACGAGATCCGCGACATGCGCAGGCGGCTCGAGGCGTCGGCCAGCGAGCACAACCTCAAACGCGGCCCCGGCGGCACGGTCGACACGGAGTTCCTGGTCCAGACACTCCAGCTCCGCCACGGCGGCGACGACCCCACGGTGCGGGTGCCCGGCACGATCGACGCGCTCTCGGCCCTGGAACGCGGCGGCTACCTCGGCGCCGACGACGCCGCCTTCTTCCGCGGCAGCTACCGCACGCTGCGCAACGTCGAGGCGCGGATCCGGCTGATGAACTCGGTCGGACGCCACGAGTTCCCCACCGAAGCGGTGGAGCAACGCCGGCTGGCGTTTTTACTCGGCAACCACAGCGCCGAGGAGCTCAAACGCGAGGTGCTCGAACTGCTGCACGAAACACGTGAGCGGTTCAACCGGCTGATGGCTTCGGCCGCCCGCTGA
- a CDS encoding CPBP family intramembrane glutamic endopeptidase, with translation MLLSLTLAAQLSSLAYTIDGSFLPALAPSVLVLCVVTIPLATLGLILGQNVGLGAPLLTDLLNRKPGSGKQLFLDARLALCLGLGLGALLVLIRYVHQPFLPPEMPELGHRGPLGGLLVSIGAAIGEEVWLRLGVMTILARALVYLYRRDDVDAAIGWSAIVISAIAFGAIHLPQLASYEAASPVGIVATVLGNTLVGLLFGWLYWRRSLIAAMIGHFAVDIVLHVLTAFRT, from the coding sequence GTGCTGCTGTCTCTCACTCTGGCCGCACAACTCAGCAGTTTGGCCTACACAATCGACGGCAGTTTCTTACCTGCTTTAGCTCCAAGCGTACTGGTGTTGTGCGTGGTCACTATTCCACTAGCGACGTTAGGGCTCATCCTAGGGCAAAACGTCGGCCTTGGGGCTCCGCTATTGACGGACCTGCTCAATCGCAAGCCAGGCTCGGGAAAACAGCTATTTCTCGATGCCAGACTGGCCCTTTGTCTGGGACTAGGTCTCGGCGCCCTGTTGGTCTTGATTAGATACGTACATCAGCCATTTCTCCCGCCAGAGATGCCAGAGCTTGGCCACCGAGGTCCTTTGGGAGGACTGCTGGTTTCGATTGGGGCCGCCATTGGAGAGGAAGTCTGGCTGCGTCTCGGCGTGATGACTATCCTTGCAAGGGCATTAGTGTATCTGTATCGGCGAGATGACGTCGACGCGGCCATCGGATGGTCGGCCATCGTTATTTCGGCCATAGCGTTTGGAGCGATACACCTGCCCCAACTTGCGTCGTATGAAGCGGCTTCACCCGTTGGCATCGTTGCCACAGTCTTAGGGAACACACTCGTTGGACTGCTGTTCGGCTGGCTCTACTGGCGACGTAGTCTAATCGCAGCAATGATCGGCCACTTCGCTGTCGACATCGTACTTCACGTTCTGACAGCATTCAGAACATAG
- the miaB gene encoding tRNA (N6-isopentenyl adenosine(37)-C2)-methylthiotransferase MiaB yields the protein MKKLYIETVGCQMNLLDSELVVASLRKEGYELTPSTADADTVLFNTCSVRQHAEDKIYSALGRLKNAKREMPDKVIGVMGCMAQKDQRLIFQRAPYVDLVVGPGQLHQVPELVRQARENPGEQRLEVSLGRKDGAVDSIKRSHESFDPLRDPSMRPTPFQAYVRIQIGCDKFCTYCIVPSVRGPEQSRPPSQIVAEARQLVSEGCKEITLLGQTVNSWRHTEDGRAWRFSDLLYALHEVDGLERLRFVTSYPKDMTDDVLEAIRDLPKCVKYLHVPAQHGSDEQLKLMKRGYTIAEYREMHDRAKRWMPDVAVTSDFIVGFSGETEEQFQMTMDLVRECRFKNSFIFKYSERPGTKSADRLPDDVPDEVKKRRNNELLALQNEISEEDNQRFLGQRVEVLVEGPSKKQPQREEGDPAVQLMGRTMCDRIVVFDGNPRQIGQTMPIAIYDANAHTMFGAVVTEHVTPEVVPLAVPTQA from the coding sequence ATGAAAAAACTCTACATCGAGACCGTCGGCTGCCAGATGAACCTGCTCGACTCGGAGCTGGTCGTGGCGAGCCTGCGCAAAGAGGGGTACGAGCTCACCCCGTCGACCGCCGACGCCGACACGGTGCTGTTCAACACCTGCAGCGTGCGGCAGCACGCCGAGGATAAGATCTACAGCGCGCTGGGGCGGCTGAAGAACGCCAAGCGCGAGATGCCCGACAAGGTGATCGGCGTGATGGGCTGCATGGCCCAGAAGGACCAGCGGCTCATCTTCCAGCGGGCGCCCTACGTCGACCTGGTCGTCGGCCCCGGCCAGCTGCACCAGGTGCCCGAGCTGGTGCGCCAGGCGCGCGAGAACCCGGGCGAGCAACGCCTGGAGGTGAGCCTCGGCCGCAAGGACGGCGCCGTCGACTCGATCAAGCGGAGCCACGAGTCCTTCGACCCGTTGCGCGACCCGTCGATGCGGCCCACGCCGTTCCAGGCTTACGTGCGGATCCAGATCGGCTGCGACAAGTTCTGCACCTACTGCATCGTCCCCTCGGTGCGCGGCCCGGAGCAGAGCCGCCCGCCGAGCCAGATCGTCGCCGAGGCGCGGCAGCTGGTGAGCGAGGGCTGCAAAGAGATCACGCTGTTGGGCCAAACGGTCAACAGCTGGCGCCACACCGAAGACGGCCGTGCGTGGCGGTTCAGCGACCTGCTCTACGCCCTGCACGAAGTCGACGGCCTGGAGCGGCTCAGGTTCGTCACGAGCTACCCCAAGGACATGACCGACGACGTGCTCGAGGCGATCCGCGACCTGCCCAAGTGCGTCAAATACCTGCACGTGCCCGCCCAGCACGGCAGCGACGAACAACTCAAGCTCATGAAGCGCGGCTACACGATCGCCGAGTACCGCGAGATGCACGACCGCGCGAAGCGCTGGATGCCCGACGTCGCGGTGACCAGCGATTTTATCGTCGGCTTCTCCGGCGAGACCGAAGAGCAGTTCCAGATGACGATGGACCTGGTGCGCGAGTGCCGGTTCAAGAACAGCTTTATCTTTAAGTACAGCGAGCGACCCGGCACGAAGTCGGCCGACCGGCTGCCGGACGACGTGCCCGACGAGGTCAAGAAACGCCGCAACAACGAGCTGTTGGCCCTGCAGAACGAGATCAGCGAAGAGGACAACCAGCGGTTCCTCGGCCAAAGGGTCGAGGTGCTTGTCGAGGGCCCCAGCAAGAAGCAGCCGCAGCGCGAAGAGGGCGACCCGGCCGTCCAGCTGATGGGCCGCACGATGTGCGACCGCATCGTCGTGTTCGACGGCAACCCGCGGCAGATCGGCCAGACGATGCCGATCGCTATCTACGACGCGAACGCCCACACGATGTTCGGCGCCGTAGTGACGGAGCACGTCACCCCCGAGGTGGTGCCGCTCGCCGTGCCCACCCAGGCATAA
- the fmt gene encoding methionyl-tRNA formyltransferase, which translates to MRLVVMGTGPFAVPTLRALQASEHEVLVVVARPPRGRRREPAPPMVAAAEELGLPVWRPESANLSESQERLRGYEADLMVVCDYGEILKDATLGVTRLGGVNLHGSLLPKYRGAAPVQWAVLNGDAESGSTVIQMTPGLDAGPSLGQSRLAIDPHETAGELEERLSEAGAPLVLRVIGELAAGTATPELQDKSQATKAPRLSKEQGLVDWSRSAQKIKNHIRGMAPWPRAFTFVPMEKGEPLRLVIDRVDVVEGAGAPGPVAPGTVLEAKERLVVACGEGALELLDVQPAGKRRMAATDFLRGAAIKPGNSMRTDL; encoded by the coding sequence ATGCGACTCGTTGTCATGGGAACCGGCCCCTTCGCCGTGCCGACCTTGCGCGCCCTCCAGGCGAGCGAGCACGAGGTGCTCGTGGTAGTGGCCCGACCGCCGCGAGGCCGGCGGCGCGAGCCCGCGCCGCCGATGGTCGCGGCCGCCGAGGAGCTCGGCCTGCCGGTCTGGCGGCCCGAGAGCGCCAATCTGAGCGAGTCGCAAGAGCGGCTGCGCGGCTACGAGGCCGACCTGATGGTCGTGTGCGACTACGGCGAGATCCTCAAAGACGCCACGCTCGGCGTCACGCGCCTGGGGGGCGTGAACCTGCACGGCTCGCTGCTGCCGAAGTACCGCGGCGCGGCGCCGGTGCAGTGGGCCGTTCTCAATGGCGACGCCGAGTCGGGCAGCACGGTGATCCAGATGACGCCGGGCCTCGACGCCGGGCCCTCGCTCGGCCAGTCGCGGCTGGCGATCGATCCCCACGAAACCGCCGGCGAGCTCGAAGAGCGTTTGTCCGAAGCGGGCGCGCCGCTGGTGCTGCGCGTCATCGGCGAGCTGGCCGCCGGCACGGCGACGCCGGAGCTGCAAGACAAATCGCAAGCGACCAAGGCGCCGCGGCTGAGCAAAGAGCAGGGCCTCGTCGATTGGTCGCGTAGCGCTCAAAAGATCAAGAACCACATCCGCGGCATGGCCCCCTGGCCGCGGGCGTTCACATTCGTGCCGATGGAGAAGGGCGAGCCGTTGCGGCTGGTGATCGACCGCGTCGACGTGGTCGAAGGGGCAGGGGCGCCGGGCCCCGTCGCTCCGGGAACCGTGCTTGAGGCTAAGGAGCGGCTCGTCGTTGCTTGTGGTGAAGGGGCGTTGGAGCTGCTCGATGTGCAGCCGGCTGGCAAGCGAAGGATGGCGGCGACGGATTTTCTGCGCGGGGCTGCGATAAAGCCAGGCAATTCAATGAGGACAGACTTGTGA
- a CDS encoding P-II family nitrogen regulator, which yields MKQVVAIVKPFLVEKILEGLRRAPLEALWVAEVKGYGKQKSYLDQYGDSEYSEAFLPKVEITMFVENLRLGEVLAKLVEISRTGRMGDGKIFVTDAEPYERVVNIE from the coding sequence GTGAAGCAGGTTGTTGCGATCGTTAAGCCGTTTCTCGTGGAGAAGATCCTCGAGGGGCTCCGCCGCGCGCCGCTCGAGGCGCTCTGGGTCGCCGAGGTGAAGGGCTACGGCAAGCAGAAGAGCTACCTCGACCAGTACGGCGACAGCGAGTACTCCGAGGCGTTTCTGCCGAAGGTCGAGATCACGATGTTCGTCGAAAACCTGCGACTGGGCGAGGTGCTGGCAAAGCTGGTGGAGATCTCCCGCACCGGCCGGATGGGCGACGGCAAGATCTTCGTCACCGACGCCGAGCCGTACGAGCGCGTGGTGAACATCGAGTGA
- a CDS encoding thymidylate synthase, whose product MQQYLNLLRHVLDRGAPKGDRTGTGTRSVFGAQMRFDLAEGFPLVTTKKLHLKSIVHELLWFLAGDTNTRYLKENGVRIWDEWADENGELGPVYGKQWRSWAAPGGESIDQIAEVIDQIKTNPDSRRLIVSAWNIADVPRMALPPCHLLFQFYVAEGRLSCQLYQRSADVFLGVPFNIASYALLTMMVAQVTGLEPGEFVHTLGDAHLYDNHLEQAELQLTREPRPLPTMRINPDRKSIDDFVYDDFTIENYDPHPHIKATVAV is encoded by the coding sequence ATGCAGCAATACCTCAATCTTCTCCGCCACGTGCTCGACCGCGGCGCCCCCAAGGGCGACCGCACCGGCACCGGCACGCGCAGCGTGTTCGGCGCCCAGATGCGGTTCGACCTGGCCGAGGGGTTCCCGCTCGTGACGACCAAGAAGTTGCACCTCAAGTCGATCGTCCACGAGCTGCTCTGGTTCCTCGCCGGCGACACGAACACCCGTTACCTCAAAGAGAACGGCGTGCGGATCTGGGACGAGTGGGCCGATGAGAACGGCGAGCTCGGCCCGGTCTACGGCAAGCAGTGGCGCAGCTGGGCGGCGCCCGGCGGCGAGTCGATCGACCAGATCGCCGAAGTCATTGACCAGATCAAGACGAACCCCGACTCGCGGCGCCTCATCGTTAGCGCATGGAACATCGCCGACGTGCCACGCATGGCGCTGCCGCCGTGCCACCTGCTGTTCCAGTTCTACGTGGCCGAGGGACGGCTCAGCTGCCAGCTTTACCAGCGTTCGGCCGACGTGTTCTTGGGCGTCCCCTTCAACATCGCCAGTTACGCGCTGCTGACGATGATGGTCGCCCAGGTGACGGGCCTCGAGCCGGGCGAGTTCGTCCACACGCTGGGCGACGCCCACCTGTACGACAACCACCTCGAGCAGGCCGAGCTGCAGCTCACCCGCGAGCCGCGGCCGCTGCCGACGATGCGCATCAATCCCGATCGCAAGTCGATCGACGACTTCGTGTACGACGATTTCACGATCGAGAACTACGACCCCCACCCGCACATCAAAGCGACCGTGGCGGTTTAG
- a CDS encoding endonuclease/exonuclease/phosphatase family protein, which yields MLDKTLRWSAWLVLGLLTLLTLLPLAPSGEWWVRIWDFPRVQIAALLLLPLGAAFFHAWRSGRRRQHAVVLSLVLAVALWQLWQVAPFTPLWPTETPSAEAAGDPALKLLTANLKYDNDRHAETLAMIRRLDADLVLLMEVDDAWAEALRPLDGDYPHRQGVVRGEGLGIVLWSRFPLLDSEVRHLVSERRPSVFATVDAPGIGPVRFVGVHPTPPGLRDRGAPSGGNEERRDSRVRDAELVLVAREVSSDPDQRWIVTGDFNDVAWSHTTRLFQDLSDLKDPRRGRWLMNTYHAHWPVWRFPIDHVFVSEGWRLVAMDRVATPGSDHFAITAQFNAAAKDDARPSASNDDKEEAEELVAEGKEDAAEQETAAGK from the coding sequence ATGCTCGACAAGACTCTCCGGTGGTCGGCCTGGCTAGTGCTCGGCTTGCTCACGTTGCTGACGCTCCTGCCGCTAGCGCCTTCGGGCGAGTGGTGGGTGCGGATCTGGGACTTCCCACGCGTCCAGATCGCCGCGCTGTTGCTGCTCCCGCTCGGAGCCGCGTTTTTTCACGCGTGGAGAAGCGGCCGTCGGCGACAGCACGCCGTGGTTTTGTCGCTCGTGCTCGCTGTGGCCCTCTGGCAACTGTGGCAGGTCGCCCCGTTCACGCCGCTCTGGCCGACCGAGACCCCCAGCGCCGAAGCGGCGGGCGATCCGGCTCTCAAGCTGCTCACCGCCAATCTCAAATACGACAACGACCGCCACGCCGAGACGCTCGCGATGATCCGGCGACTCGACGCCGACCTCGTTTTACTGATGGAGGTCGACGACGCGTGGGCCGAAGCCCTGCGGCCGCTCGACGGGGACTACCCGCACCGGCAGGGCGTCGTGCGCGGCGAGGGGCTCGGCATCGTGCTCTGGTCGCGATTCCCCCTGCTCGATTCGGAGGTCAGGCATCTGGTGAGCGAGCGCCGCCCCTCGGTGTTCGCCACGGTCGACGCGCCCGGCATCGGGCCGGTGCGGTTCGTCGGCGTCCACCCCACGCCGCCAGGCCTGCGGGACCGCGGCGCCCCCAGCGGCGGGAACGAGGAGCGTCGCGACAGCCGGGTGCGCGACGCCGAGCTGGTGCTCGTCGCCCGCGAGGTGAGCAGCGACCCCGACCAGCGGTGGATAGTCACCGGCGATTTCAACGACGTGGCGTGGTCGCACACCACGCGGTTGTTCCAAGACCTGAGCGACCTGAAGGACCCCCGCCGCGGGCGTTGGCTGATGAACACCTACCACGCCCACTGGCCGGTCTGGCGGTTCCCGATCGACCACGTTTTTGTGTCCGAGGGGTGGCGTCTCGTGGCGATGGACCGGGTGGCGACTCCCGGCTCGGACCACTTCGCGATCACGGCTCAGTTCAACGCGGCGGCCAAGGACGACGCGCGCCCCTCCGCCTCGAACGACGACAAAGAAGAAGCCGAGGAGCTGGTGGCCGAGGGCAAAGAAGACGCCGCCGAGCAGGAGACGGCCGCCGGGAAATGA
- a CDS encoding dihydrofolate reductase, which yields MPESKTPKIAFVAAASDNDVIGRDGDLPWRQSTDLRRFKRETLGHTLVMGRKSYEAIGEPLPGRATVVLTRNTDWSAGEDRVRVAADLDQALELVATWGAELGMNPDVAMVTGGGQIFEMALPRADRLLLTRIHVELEGDAFFPRFDESAWRLAESLWQPADAKNDHAFTFETWLRK from the coding sequence ATGCCCGAATCAAAAACCCCAAAAATCGCTTTCGTCGCCGCCGCCAGCGACAACGACGTCATCGGCCGCGACGGCGACCTGCCGTGGCGCCAGTCGACCGACCTCCGCCGCTTCAAGCGCGAGACCCTCGGCCACACGCTCGTGATGGGCCGCAAGTCGTACGAGGCGATCGGCGAGCCGCTCCCCGGGCGGGCGACGGTCGTGCTCACTCGCAACACCGACTGGAGCGCCGGTGAGGATCGCGTCCGCGTCGCCGCCGATCTCGATCAAGCGCTCGAGCTGGTCGCCACCTGGGGCGCCGAGTTGGGGATGAACCCCGACGTGGCGATGGTCACAGGCGGCGGGCAGATCTTCGAGATGGCCCTGCCGCGCGCCGACCGCCTGCTGCTCACCCGCATCCACGTCGAGCTGGAGGGCGACGCCTTCTTCCCGCGTTTCGACGAGAGCGCGTGGCGCCTCGCCGAGTCGCTCTGGCAGCCGGCCGACGCGAAGAACGACCACGCCTTCACGTTCGAGACCTGGCTGCGGAAATGA